The following are from one region of the Chitinivibrionia bacterium genome:
- a CDS encoding chemotaxis protein CheX — MDVSFVNPFLKATNDTFKMMLNMEATMEKPIVKAGGGDHHYDVSGVIGLSGEAQGTIAISFTKITALKVASKMLGSELKIIGPDLTDAIGEIANIIAGYAKQYLTQYKVSISLPNVVIGSRHELVSPTATKTVVVPFKCEVGEFAIEVSLKTK; from the coding sequence ATGGATGTCTCTTTTGTAAACCCGTTTTTGAAAGCGACTAACGACACTTTTAAAATGATGTTGAATATGGAAGCAACAATGGAAAAGCCGATTGTCAAGGCAGGCGGTGGCGACCATCATTACGACGTATCAGGCGTTATAGGACTTTCAGGAGAAGCGCAAGGAACTATTGCTATAAGTTTCACAAAAATTACAGCTCTTAAAGTCGCTTCCAAAATGCTTGGCTCGGAACTTAAAATAATAGGTCCCGATCTTACTGACGCTATTGGTGAAATTGCAAACATTATTGCGGGTTATGCAAAGCAGTATCTTACGCAATACAAGGTTTCTATCAGTTTGCCGAACGTGGTCATAGGAAGCAGGCACGAACTTGTTTCTCCGACTGCGACAAAAACTGTTGTTGTTCCTTTCAAGTGCGAAGTCGGCGAATTTGCCATAGAAGTTTCGTTGAAAACAAAGTAA